In one window of Oleidesulfovibrio alaskensis DSM 16109 DNA:
- the pseI gene encoding pseudaminic acid synthase, whose amino-acid sequence MQDDVFKLFSDPVSGVQKTYIIAEMSANHNQNIERAEAIVRAAADAGADAIKMQTYTADTLTFNGSSPTFLVKGTAWSGRTLYDLYQEAYTPWEWQPRLMALANDLGMDCFSTPFDETAVDFLEGLNVPCHKVASFELVDIPLLRKIAGTKKPVIMSTGMGTLAEIDEAVGALRSAGCSELALLKCTSAYPAPPEEANLLTIPHLSQTFGCIAGLSDHTLGSAVAIAAVSLGARIVEKHLTLSRADGGPDSGFSMEPDEFRRMVTDIRTVEKALGCVSYELTEKQKENVALRRSLFVVEDIRAGEKFTTSNVRSVRPAHGLHPRHYNEILGCACIGDVAAGTPLSWAIVRK is encoded by the coding sequence ATGCAGGATGATGTTTTTAAATTGTTTTCTGATCCTGTATCAGGTGTACAGAAGACATATATAATAGCAGAGATGTCGGCAAATCATAATCAGAACATTGAGCGTGCCGAGGCAATAGTCCGGGCCGCTGCCGATGCAGGTGCTGATGCAATAAAAATGCAGACATACACTGCTGATACTCTGACTTTTAATGGTAGTAGCCCAACATTTTTAGTGAAAGGAACAGCTTGGTCTGGAAGAACACTGTATGATCTGTATCAGGAGGCGTATACTCCGTGGGAGTGGCAGCCGCGTCTGATGGCTCTTGCCAACGATCTGGGGATGGACTGCTTTTCCACTCCTTTTGATGAGACGGCTGTGGACTTTCTGGAGGGGCTGAACGTTCCGTGTCATAAAGTCGCCAGCTTTGAGCTTGTGGATATCCCGTTGTTGCGCAAAATTGCCGGTACGAAAAAACCTGTAATTATGTCCACGGGAATGGGAACTCTGGCGGAAATTGACGAAGCTGTCGGGGCATTGCGCAGCGCCGGCTGTTCCGAGCTGGCTTTGCTTAAATGCACTTCAGCCTACCCGGCACCGCCCGAAGAGGCGAATCTGCTGACCATCCCTCATCTGTCTCAGACATTCGGGTGTATTGCGGGGTTGTCTGATCATACCTTGGGCAGTGCAGTTGCGATTGCGGCAGTCAGCCTTGGAGCGAGGATCGTTGAAAAACACTTGACGCTGTCACGGGCAGACGGTGGTCCTGACTCGGGTTTTTCCATGGAGCCGGACGAGTTCAGGCGAATGGTGACAGATATTCGTACAGTGGAAAAAGCACTCGGGTGCGTCAGTTATGAACTGACTGAAAAACAAAAGGAAAACGTGGCATTGAGGCGTTCGCTTTTTGTTGTCGAAGACATTCGTGCCGGCGAAAAATTTACCACATCAAACGTCCGCAGTGTACGCCCCGCCCATGGGCTGCATCCCCGCCACTACAACGAAATTTTAGGCTGTGCCTGCATTGGTGATGTGGCAGCCGGCACACCTCTTTCCTGGGCTATTGTGCGAAAATGA
- a CDS encoding ATP-grasp domain-containing protein → MSNKVIVTAVGGDVGASVVRSLVAGGFSVVGTDMSPLTPVFDILTEFEILPPAGAPEYWTQLETLCEKHAPVAVLPVSEKEILVAKGKKSVGAGSGVPLAVLPPVLLDIFLSKLNTANFFQELGFNAPRTMPLALYEGEWGLPVVVKGDSGCGSKSYRVARDETDLAYLKAKDDGGLIAQEHIGTAEEEYTTGVFSDGESVYSVTLKRKLHPGGFSHVVELVDSPFLHEMAVMIAKRTPFLGCLNIQSRRVGSVFYPFEVNPRVSSTVMFRKKIGFDDAVWWVDALCGKKIHYVQKYVEAVGVRTFGEAYPCLKPL, encoded by the coding sequence ATGAGCAATAAGGTTATTGTAACCGCTGTAGGTGGTGATGTTGGTGCATCCGTCGTTCGCTCGCTTGTGGCGGGGGGGTTCTCCGTTGTCGGCACAGACATGTCTCCGCTCACTCCCGTGTTCGATATTTTAACAGAATTCGAGATACTGCCGCCGGCAGGTGCGCCGGAGTATTGGACGCAGCTTGAAACCCTATGTGAGAAGCATGCTCCGGTTGCGGTGCTTCCTGTTTCAGAAAAAGAAATTTTGGTTGCTAAAGGTAAAAAATCCGTCGGCGCTGGTTCCGGAGTCCCTCTTGCCGTCCTTCCTCCGGTATTGCTCGACATTTTTTTAAGCAAACTGAATACCGCTAATTTTTTTCAGGAGCTCGGTTTCAACGCTCCGCGAACAATGCCGCTTGCTCTGTATGAAGGAGAGTGGGGGTTGCCGGTCGTTGTAAAGGGAGATTCCGGCTGTGGGAGTAAGTCGTACCGTGTAGCCAGGGATGAAACTGACCTCGCATATCTTAAGGCGAAAGATGACGGGGGGCTTATTGCACAGGAACATATAGGAACCGCTGAGGAAGAATATACGACGGGCGTTTTTTCTGACGGAGAAAGCGTTTACTCCGTCACTCTGAAAAGAAAGTTGCATCCCGGTGGATTTTCACATGTTGTTGAGTTGGTGGATTCTCCCTTTTTGCACGAGATGGCCGTCATGATAGCAAAGCGGACTCCCTTTCTGGGCTGCCTGAATATTCAAAGCAGACGAGTGGGTTCTGTTTTTTATCCTTTCGAAGTTAATCCCCGCGTTTCAAGTACCGTAATGTTCCGTAAAAAAATCGGATTTGATGATGCCGTATGGTGGGTTGATGCTCTGTGCGGGAAGAAAATTCACTATGTGCAGAAATATGTGGAAGCAGTAGGCGTGCGCACTTTTGGAGAGGCATATCCATGTCTGAAGCCTCTGTAA
- a CDS encoding ABC transporter ATP-binding protein, with protein sequence MGLLVAASLFSSISEAAAAGAVSLLGLILASPQTVHSSVLFSKLALLWPYLDSLTHQPAKMLALCLVLIVASVAFKSLIACATVWGQSFVSQHCGRDVACAVFSEFLTKPYSWHIKKNTAELHTELGWANMVSGYFMALLTVAISGATVLLLLATSLAVSPVSAVIVFAFTALVGGLAVRCVRRRIRQASSLVANIDRNIARTTLSALQGILEVTIYKQQQPFLSEFKEKSKDKPKRQASAQMFSTVPAYALEVIGMGMLLVSHIFLMSLGYPLDELVLSISLLAGVSWRLLPALNKIAAAMGSIQIYTPYVTTLGGYLPSDEPQDLPESCGLENFNFLELQHVTFRYEGAKEDALKKLSATIQRGSMIGFIGRSGAGKSTLVGILTGLMRPASGNFLIDGKEYAPRSGGCWSSAIGYVPQTTYLLDATLAENIAFGDYGKKIDREHVLKCCEMASINFVDELENGIDTVLGERGVRLSGGQKQRVAIARALYKNPQLIIFDEATSALDSAAEQAIQKTILSLRDTATLVVIAHRLSTVEGCDYLYWLDGGEVRLSGVPDVVLPQYKEWLDEI encoded by the coding sequence ATGGGCTTGCTTGTCGCCGCGTCCTTGTTTTCTTCAATTAGCGAGGCCGCGGCAGCCGGAGCCGTATCCCTTTTGGGACTTATCCTTGCCTCGCCGCAGACCGTTCATTCAAGCGTATTATTTTCAAAGTTGGCTTTGCTGTGGCCTTATCTTGACAGCCTGACACATCAGCCCGCCAAGATGCTCGCGTTGTGTCTTGTTTTGATTGTGGCTTCAGTCGCGTTCAAGAGTCTGATCGCGTGTGCTACAGTCTGGGGACAGTCCTTTGTTTCGCAGCACTGCGGGCGTGATGTGGCCTGCGCAGTGTTTTCTGAATTTTTAACAAAACCTTATTCTTGGCATATCAAAAAAAATACTGCCGAGCTGCATACAGAACTCGGATGGGCAAACATGGTCAGCGGGTATTTTATGGCCTTGCTGACAGTTGCAATTTCGGGGGCTACCGTACTTCTCCTGCTTGCCACCTCACTGGCTGTCAGTCCAGTTTCTGCTGTGATTGTTTTTGCTTTTACAGCCCTGGTTGGGGGGCTGGCTGTCCGATGTGTCAGGAGGCGAATCAGACAGGCAAGTTCACTGGTGGCAAATATTGACCGTAATATCGCCAGGACAACACTTTCGGCTCTGCAGGGAATTTTGGAAGTGACTATCTATAAACAGCAGCAGCCCTTCCTTTCAGAGTTCAAAGAAAAATCTAAAGACAAGCCTAAGCGTCAAGCAAGCGCACAAATGTTTTCAACCGTACCGGCTTATGCGCTTGAGGTTATCGGAATGGGGATGCTTCTGGTTTCGCATATTTTTCTGATGTCTCTTGGCTATCCGTTAGATGAGCTTGTTCTGTCCATATCATTGCTTGCCGGCGTTTCATGGCGTTTGTTGCCGGCCCTGAATAAAATTGCAGCCGCTATGGGCAGCATCCAGATTTATACACCTTATGTAACAACGCTTGGTGGGTATCTTCCATCTGACGAACCACAGGATTTACCTGAAAGTTGCGGATTGGAGAACTTCAACTTTTTGGAACTGCAGCATGTTACTTTTCGGTATGAAGGTGCCAAAGAAGACGCGTTAAAAAAATTGTCGGCCACCATACAACGCGGGTCTATGATTGGTTTCATAGGCAGGTCCGGCGCAGGCAAAAGCACTCTTGTCGGTATATTAACAGGTTTGATGCGACCTGCATCCGGGAATTTTTTAATTGATGGTAAGGAATATGCGCCCCGCAGTGGGGGGTGCTGGTCGTCTGCAATAGGGTATGTCCCCCAAACGACATACCTTCTCGATGCAACTCTTGCTGAGAATATTGCCTTTGGTGATTATGGAAAAAAAATAGATAGAGAACATGTTCTGAAGTGCTGCGAAATGGCATCTATTAATTTTGTGGATGAGCTTGAAAATGGAATTGATACCGTTCTTGGCGAACGGGGGGTAAGGCTTTCGGGAGGGCAAAAGCAGAGAGTTGCTATCGCCAGAGCGTTATATAAAAATCCTCAGCTTATTATTTTTGATGAAGCAACTAGTGCTCTTGATTCAGCTGCAGAACAGGCTATTCAAAAAACAATTCTTTCACTTCGTGATACTGCAACACTCGTGGTGATTGCCCACAGGCTTTCAACTGTTGAAGGCTGTGATTATCTTTACTGGCTTGATGGTGGCGAGGTGCGGCTGTCCGGCGTGCCTGACGTTGTTTTGCCACAGTACAAAGAATGGCTTGATGAAATATGA
- a CDS encoding SDR family NAD(P)-dependent oxidoreductase, with translation MKLVVLSGCTRGLGLALHNDLAELAGDFLTPLFIGRKLERISKTPAGVYVECDLRKPQLLENICTLIPEGVSEIVFINNAGTISPIAPVHDLACSDIVESYAVNISAPSIISSRLAKYSVERGIPLGIINVTSGAAKRVIEGWSLYCASKSALVMFLDVLAAENSCVDVIHFDPGVMETGMQCTIRQTAPDKMPQVSLFRSFYENGSLKDVRAVSREIIARCGIL, from the coding sequence ATGAAGCTTGTGGTTCTGTCAGGCTGTACTCGCGGGCTGGGGCTTGCTCTTCATAACGATCTTGCAGAGCTTGCCGGTGATTTTTTAACGCCGCTGTTTATCGGGCGTAAACTTGAGAGGATATCAAAGACACCGGCCGGAGTGTATGTTGAGTGTGATCTGCGTAAACCTCAACTGCTGGAAAATATCTGTACTCTGATTCCGGAGGGGGTTTCAGAGATTGTATTTATTAACAATGCTGGCACTATTTCTCCAATAGCTCCCGTACATGACTTGGCCTGTTCTGATATAGTTGAATCTTATGCTGTTAATATATCAGCCCCGAGTATAATTTCTTCGCGCCTTGCCAAATATAGCGTTGAACGTGGCATCCCTCTTGGAATTATCAATGTTACAAGTGGGGCTGCTAAGCGTGTAATTGAAGGCTGGTCATTATATTGTGCTTCAAAAAGTGCTTTGGTGATGTTTCTTGATGTGCTGGCTGCTGAAAACAGTTGCGTTGACGTTATCCACTTTGATCCCGGTGTCATGGAGACGGGAATGCAGTGCACCATACGGCAGACCGCCCCTGATAAGATGCCGCAAGTTTCTTTGTTCCGGTCGTTTTACGAAAATGGATCCCTCAAGGATGTCAGGGCTGTTTCCCGGGAGATTATTGCACGGTGCGGGATTTTATAA
- a CDS encoding metallophosphoesterase family protein, protein MRICVFSDIHGNEYAMQAALPCLQREAADRYIFLGDLVGYYWGALDVWEMLLELPQFVGVAGNHDRDFVGFYEAGYIPSEYTMKYGPALELLLDCGDDRLKLLYEFIKRLPEQYEDSDAGLLCCHGSPSAPLTGYVYPDSELPSGATLPPFVFLGHTHYPMCRLNDGVMFCNPGSLGQPRKGGMPTYAVVDSELRSFTLRYVEYDKTALLAGLKSQPCPDYLTDVLERHPL, encoded by the coding sequence ATGCGCATATGTGTGTTCTCAGACATTCACGGAAATGAGTATGCCATGCAGGCCGCGCTGCCTTGTCTGCAGCGTGAAGCGGCTGACAGATATATTTTTCTGGGCGATCTTGTCGGCTACTATTGGGGGGCATTGGACGTCTGGGAAATGTTGCTTGAGCTTCCGCAATTCGTGGGAGTTGCCGGCAACCACGACAGGGATTTTGTTGGCTTTTATGAAGCCGGTTACATACCTTCCGAATATACCATGAAGTATGGGCCGGCGTTGGAACTGCTTCTTGATTGCGGTGATGACAGGCTGAAGTTGCTTTATGAATTTATTAAGCGCCTTCCTGAACAGTATGAGGATAGCGATGCCGGGTTGCTGTGTTGTCACGGCAGCCCTTCGGCACCGTTGACCGGGTATGTCTATCCTGATTCCGAGCTTCCTTCCGGTGCCACGTTACCGCCATTTGTTTTTCTGGGGCACACGCACTATCCGATGTGCCGGTTGAACGATGGAGTCATGTTCTGCAATCCCGGCTCGCTGGGGCAGCCAAGGAAGGGAGGGATGCCAACATACGCTGTTGTGGACTCTGAATTGAGGAGTTTTACCCTGAGGTATGTGGAGTACGACAAAACCGCGTTGCTTGCCGGGTTGAAGTCGCAGCCTTGCCCAGATTATTTAACAGACGTTCTTGAGAGGCACCCGCTATGA
- a CDS encoding class I SAM-dependent methyltransferase, which produces MGNVKESRTCCFYDDIYSKEGVKAQRRYPNEELCRFIGRNWLNSTTCLERQSIRILELGCGSCANLWMLAQEGFDTYGIDLSSEGLAVGRNVLQAKGVSARLFCGDMTDLPFEESYFDVVIDVFSANCLPLAAFETCLLSISRVLKPGGIFFFYTPSTASDAYIKPGPNNFIDEYTLDGLKNPEIAAFFGQDYPFRFSDASIREQLGCAGLTLEKLERVGRTYQNGAEYFEFLVGEARK; this is translated from the coding sequence ATGGGTAACGTGAAAGAAAGCAGAACATGTTGTTTTTATGATGATATCTATAGCAAAGAAGGTGTCAAAGCTCAGCGAAGATATCCGAATGAAGAGTTGTGCCGGTTTATCGGACGTAATTGGTTGAATTCCACAACATGTCTTGAACGCCAAAGTATACGTATTCTTGAACTGGGTTGTGGTTCGTGCGCTAATCTTTGGATGCTGGCTCAGGAAGGGTTTGATACTTACGGTATTGATCTTTCTAGTGAGGGTCTGGCTGTCGGGCGCAATGTTCTGCAGGCGAAAGGGGTTTCGGCCCGACTGTTTTGCGGCGATATGACGGATCTTCCTTTTGAAGAATCTTATTTTGATGTTGTCATTGATGTCTTTTCAGCAAATTGTCTCCCCCTTGCTGCATTTGAAACGTGCCTGCTCAGTATCAGTAGGGTTCTTAAGCCCGGAGGTATTTTCTTTTTTTACACTCCCTCCACTGCATCCGATGCGTATATAAAACCGGGACCGAATAATTTTATCGATGAATATACTCTCGACGGGCTGAAAAATCCTGAAATTGCAGCTTTTTTTGGTCAAGATTATCCGTTCCGCTTTTCAGATGCGTCAATCCGTGAGCAGCTGGGTTGTGCGGGCCTGACGCTTGAAAAGCTGGAACGGGTAGGCAGAACTTATCAGAACGGAGCAGAGTATTTTGAGTTTCTTGTGGGTGAAGCCAGAAAGTAG
- a CDS encoding class I SAM-dependent methyltransferase encodes MSLGKLLDRFPAVRGLLLDCFLGLHSACYSYASRLAVRESSGQHPKHRITAYHSWFTKRIGGSEHVLDVGCGKGELAGAMARYARRVTAVDIDAAKIAGAERNPFKKDNVRFVQADATRWACEEPVDVIVLSNVLEHIDQRVSFLRQLVIATHWNSGPRFLIRVPLLSRDWISVFKKERGVSWKLDPTHEKEYYVSEFLEELASAGLECKSLALHFGELFCEAVPLCSMPQGHNCLELFDGRPHDER; translated from the coding sequence ATGTCACTAGGCAAACTGCTTGATCGTTTTCCCGCCGTCAGAGGCTTGCTGCTGGATTGCTTTTTGGGCCTGCATTCTGCGTGTTACTCATATGCAAGTCGCCTTGCTGTACGGGAATCTTCCGGGCAGCACCCCAAGCACCGGATCACCGCGTATCATTCATGGTTCACTAAGCGCATCGGCGGTTCTGAACATGTGCTGGATGTAGGATGCGGTAAAGGCGAACTGGCCGGAGCCATGGCACGGTATGCTCGCCGGGTGACTGCTGTTGACATCGACGCCGCTAAAATTGCGGGGGCTGAAAGGAACCCCTTCAAGAAAGATAACGTCCGGTTTGTGCAGGCCGATGCAACCCGCTGGGCCTGCGAAGAGCCTGTGGATGTGATTGTGCTGTCGAATGTTCTGGAGCACATTGACCAGAGGGTTTCTTTTTTGCGGCAGCTTGTCATTGCGACTCACTGGAATTCCGGACCGCGTTTTTTAATACGCGTTCCGCTTCTTTCTCGTGACTGGATTTCCGTTTTTAAAAAGGAGAGGGGAGTCAGCTGGAAGTTGGACCCGACGCACGAGAAAGAGTATTATGTTTCTGAGTTTTTAGAAGAGCTTGCATCTGCCGGACTGGAGTGTAAGAGTCTTGCATTGCACTTTGGCGAGCTGTTTTGTGAAGCGGTTCCTCTTTGCTCAATGCCTCAGGGGCACAATTGCCTGGAGCTTTTTGACGGTCGGCCGCATGATGAGC